One Micromonospora sp. WMMD1120 genomic region harbors:
- a CDS encoding right-handed parallel beta-helix repeat-containing protein: MSNDVTSTDGGASTAPPTRRRRALWVAGVAGLTGVVGLAALGGVAARDDKPHSDQVSDAQPSTNRQNVSDDGGADRAGAETDGQDDDWSGDDWSGFDDDSGKSGRDGEDGRSGGHDDKDRTRQVPCDTDKLIQAITFANNENGGVLELARGCTYTLTRNQDGNGLPVITENITLKGEHTTIGREATADHFRILNVGAGGHLTIKGLSIRGGQTRQPAITADPAAVWAPYSAVVRSTVAKPSAEAAVEPSAKAGTTSAPTATPAAPAAKTTAGKPAAKATATASPSTAVRPVAATATPGATGLAGTAAAVTPLVEQPGFADGAGVLVQPGGRAEILDSEVLYNQSGGNGGGLANFGSTRLSKSTVAHNTAFFFGGGIFNAGVLQVDESKVKDNTGIIGGGGISNGAAEIFTEDVEGGSAWVYKSEITDNETLGFGGGVLDVEGTTTLHETTVRGNTAVLAGGGVAAADSQLTLKKATVVDNSTAGVGGGVAVAFDSVATIEDTAIKDNSAGFFGGGLYNDDSVTTLRDSEVTGNRAIGPLGSGGGIYNTDGGEVSLRRTKVTHNFATLPPGGISNGLGSFVRLDDDSAVSANRPTNCLNVPGCF; encoded by the coding sequence ATGTCCAACGACGTAACGAGTACCGACGGCGGGGCCTCGACAGCTCCGCCGACACGGCGACGGCGAGCGCTCTGGGTCGCCGGCGTTGCCGGGCTGACCGGCGTGGTCGGCCTGGCGGCCCTCGGCGGTGTCGCCGCCCGGGACGACAAACCCCACTCCGACCAGGTGTCCGACGCCCAGCCGTCGACCAACCGGCAGAACGTCAGCGACGACGGCGGCGCGGACAGGGCCGGCGCCGAGACGGACGGCCAGGACGACGACTGGAGCGGCGACGACTGGAGTGGCTTCGACGACGACTCCGGCAAGAGCGGTAGGGACGGTGAGGACGGCCGGAGCGGTGGGCACGACGACAAGGACCGCACCAGGCAGGTGCCGTGCGACACCGACAAGCTGATCCAGGCGATCACGTTCGCCAACAACGAGAACGGTGGCGTGCTCGAACTGGCCAGGGGGTGCACGTACACGCTGACCCGCAACCAGGACGGTAACGGCCTGCCGGTGATCACCGAGAACATCACCCTGAAGGGTGAGCACACCACCATCGGTCGTGAGGCCACGGCGGACCACTTCCGGATCCTGAACGTCGGGGCCGGCGGTCACCTCACCATCAAGGGCCTCAGCATCAGGGGTGGGCAGACCCGCCAGCCGGCGATCACCGCCGACCCGGCGGCGGTCTGGGCACCGTACTCGGCCGTGGTCCGCTCCACCGTCGCCAAGCCGAGCGCCGAGGCCGCGGTCGAGCCGAGCGCCAAGGCCGGCACGACCTCCGCCCCGACGGCGACGCCGGCAGCGCCCGCGGCCAAGACCACGGCGGGCAAGCCAGCAGCCAAGGCAACGGCCACCGCGAGCCCGAGTACGGCGGTCCGGCCCGTCGCAGCGACGGCGACGCCAGGGGCGACCGGGCTGGCGGGCACCGCCGCGGCGGTGACGCCTCTGGTCGAGCAGCCCGGGTTCGCCGACGGCGCCGGGGTGCTGGTGCAGCCCGGCGGTCGGGCGGAGATCCTGGACAGCGAGGTGCTCTACAACCAGTCCGGTGGCAACGGCGGTGGCCTGGCCAACTTTGGCAGCACCCGGCTCAGCAAGTCGACTGTCGCGCACAACACCGCGTTCTTCTTCGGCGGTGGCATCTTCAACGCCGGTGTGCTCCAGGTCGACGAGTCCAAGGTGAAGGACAACACCGGGATCATCGGTGGCGGCGGCATCTCCAACGGCGCCGCCGAGATCTTCACCGAGGACGTCGAGGGTGGCTCGGCGTGGGTCTACAAGAGCGAGATCACCGACAACGAGACGCTCGGTTTCGGCGGTGGCGTCCTGGACGTCGAGGGCACCACGACCCTGCACGAGACGACGGTCCGGGGTAACACCGCTGTCCTGGCCGGTGGCGGTGTCGCGGCGGCCGACAGCCAGCTCACGCTCAAGAAGGCCACTGTGGTCGACAACAGCACGGCTGGCGTGGGCGGTGGCGTGGCGGTCGCCTTCGACAGCGTCGCGACGATCGAGGACACCGCGATCAAGGACAACAGCGCCGGATTCTTCGGCGGTGGGCTCTACAACGACGACAGTGTCACCACGCTGCGGGACAGCGAGGTGACGGGCAACCGGGCCATCGGTCCGCTCGGCAGCGGCGGTGGCATCTACAACACGGACGGCGGCGAGGTCAGCCTCCGCCGGACGAAGGTGACGCACAACTTCGCCACCCTGCCACCCGGGGGCATCTCCAACGGCCTCGGCAGCTTCGTACGCCTCGACGACGACTCCGCCGTGTCGGCCAACCGTCCCACCAACTGCCTGAACGTTCCCGGCTGCTTCTGA
- a CDS encoding cellulose binding domain-containing protein — protein MRRVPRSSHGPVAIASSPWIVVGAGVVVMVVLLIVALSAYRGRSPAPDGALPPTLPVPSTVAAPSAPTTVSSPAPALPGLSGRASGLPPSPTPSSPSPSVAPPKAPVVTRSPSRAVPDQPAMTGRYRVVQSFDGGFIGEVSMVNRSSRSRGWTVRLEFGGGRLVTTWVEGVPQGTVRQFDGGFTYASGVDVPPGGSVSLRFHLERAPSTPRGCTVDGARCSGF, from the coding sequence ATGCGCCGTGTTCCGCGCTCATCGCACGGTCCGGTCGCGATCGCGTCGTCGCCCTGGATCGTGGTGGGCGCCGGTGTCGTCGTGATGGTGGTGCTGCTCATCGTCGCCCTGAGCGCGTACCGCGGGCGTAGCCCCGCGCCGGACGGCGCGTTGCCGCCGACGTTGCCGGTGCCGTCGACGGTGGCCGCGCCGAGCGCGCCCACCACCGTGTCGTCGCCGGCGCCGGCCCTGCCGGGATTGTCGGGGCGGGCGAGTGGACTGCCACCCAGCCCGACGCCCAGCTCGCCATCCCCGTCGGTCGCGCCGCCGAAGGCGCCGGTGGTGACCCGCTCACCGAGTCGTGCCGTGCCGGACCAGCCGGCGATGACCGGGCGCTACCGGGTGGTGCAGAGCTTCGACGGGGGTTTCATCGGCGAGGTGTCGATGGTCAACAGATCGTCGCGGAGCCGTGGGTGGACGGTGCGGCTGGAGTTCGGAGGTGGACGGTTGGTGACCACCTGGGTGGAAGGCGTTCCACAGGGGACGGTGCGGCAGTTCGACGGCGGCTTCACCTACGCCAGCGGGGTGGACGTGCCGCCGGGTGGCTCGGTGTCGTTGCGTTTCCACCTGGAGCGGGCACCGTCCACGCCGCGCGGGTGCACTGTGGACGGGGCGCGCTGTAGCGGCTTCTGA
- a CDS encoding C39 family peptidase, with product MRTDLIRRTALTAAGLAFTGGAIVGPVTTAFAAQSTARPTTQTVADRQGHGERQLGVRYEAQPNFYYCGPAAARNALSVQGKDISVDAMAKEMGTTEAGTNSINDITPVLNKETGKADAYHSVEISKPDADAAQTDTLRADIVKTVDDGRAVVANIAGTTTDTDGNTHSFEGGHYISVTGYRDNGNVVTIADSADPDTASYQITVEHLADWIATRGYATS from the coding sequence ATGCGTACCGATCTGATTCGTAGGACCGCTCTGACCGCTGCCGGTCTCGCGTTCACCGGTGGGGCCATCGTCGGCCCCGTCACGACCGCGTTCGCCGCGCAGAGCACCGCCAGGCCCACCACCCAGACGGTCGCCGACCGTCAGGGGCATGGTGAGCGTCAGCTCGGCGTGCGCTACGAGGCGCAGCCGAACTTCTACTACTGCGGCCCGGCCGCTGCCCGTAACGCGCTGAGTGTGCAGGGCAAGGACATCAGCGTGGACGCGATGGCCAAGGAGATGGGCACGACCGAGGCCGGCACGAACTCGATCAACGACATCACGCCGGTGTTGAACAAGGAGACCGGTAAGGCCGACGCGTACCACTCGGTCGAGATCAGCAAGCCCGACGCCGACGCGGCGCAGACCGACACGCTGCGCGCCGACATCGTCAAGACCGTCGACGACGGTCGGGCAGTGGTGGCCAACATCGCCGGCACCACCACCGACACCGACGGCAACACGCACTCGTTCGAGGGCGGGCACTACATCAGCGTCACCGGCTACCGCGACAACGGCAACGTCGTCACGATCGCCGACTCCGCCGACCCGGACACCGCCTCCTACCAGATCACCGTCGAGCACCTCGCCGACTGGATCGCCACCCGCGGCTACGCCACCAGCTAA
- a CDS encoding DedA family protein, producing the protein MVDVQHWLSALPPGVVYLIVAGVIGVESMGVPLPGEIVLVSSALLAATGVVEPEWVAAAAAFGAIVGDSVGYAVGRRGGRPLLARLGRRFPKHLGPAQLARAEQSFARHGVWAVFFGRFVALLRILAGPLAGALHVPYRRFLVANAAGGLVWAFGTTYLLYSVGRAAEHWLKDISWAGLVLAVLAGLGSTWWLRRRAHRAESSASESNDVGPAVEAAAAAPAVGSVRAGGEH; encoded by the coding sequence GTGGTCGACGTTCAGCACTGGCTCTCGGCGCTGCCTCCGGGCGTGGTCTACCTGATCGTCGCCGGGGTGATCGGCGTGGAGAGCATGGGCGTCCCGCTGCCCGGCGAGATCGTCCTGGTCAGCTCCGCCCTGCTGGCCGCCACCGGCGTCGTGGAGCCCGAGTGGGTGGCCGCCGCCGCGGCCTTCGGCGCGATCGTCGGTGACTCCGTGGGGTACGCCGTCGGCCGGCGAGGTGGTCGTCCACTGCTCGCCCGGCTCGGTCGCCGATTCCCCAAGCACCTCGGCCCGGCCCAGCTCGCCCGCGCCGAGCAGAGCTTCGCCCGGCACGGTGTCTGGGCGGTCTTCTTCGGCCGGTTCGTCGCGCTGCTGCGGATCCTGGCCGGTCCGCTCGCCGGGGCGCTGCACGTGCCGTACCGGCGGTTCCTGGTGGCCAACGCGGCCGGCGGGTTGGTCTGGGCCTTCGGCACGACGTACCTGCTCTACTCGGTCGGCCGGGCGGCCGAGCACTGGCTGAAGGACATCTCCTGGGCCGGGCTGGTCCTCGCGGTGCTCGCCGGGCTCGGCAGCACCTGGTGGCTGCGCCGACGCGCACACCGGGCGGAGTCGTCGGCTTCGGAGTCGAACGACGTCGGCCCCGCCGTCGAGGCCGCCGCGGCGGCCCCCGCCGTCGGGTCGGTCCGCGCGGGCGGCGAGCACTGA
- a CDS encoding aminopeptidase P family protein, protein MTEGRTDGTPTDGTESHDPDFPDAFLSFMRQGWRDTALPVTPRPETPNYAKRRAALSAAFPGETLVIPTGTEKVRANDTDYPFRPGSDFAYLTGDHDADSVLVLRPNGSGHDATLYMRPRSSRETDEFFRSRNGELWVGRRHTLAEKSTELGLPTADLTGLEATLADLAPGRTRVLRGFDARVDAAVRQYDGPRADGQPARDRELAITISELKLVKDEWEIGQLQDAIDATVRGFEDVARVLPADRAVSERLLEGVFALRARHDGNDVGYGSIVGAGEHATILHWVHNHGATRPGDLLLMDMGVEGRNLYTADVTRVLPVNGRFTALQRQVYDIVYASQQAGIDAIRPGVKFKDVHLTCMRVLAEGLADLGLLPVSVDEAMDEKSTVYRRWTLHGFGHMLGIDVHDCSNARKEAYRDGALGEGYVLTVEPGLYFQPEDELVPAELRGTGIRIEDDVLVTATGAVNLSAGLPRTSDEVETWLAEQREAGPRLPG, encoded by the coding sequence ATGACCGAGGGACGCACCGACGGTACGCCGACGGATGGCACCGAATCACACGATCCGGACTTCCCGGACGCGTTCCTGTCCTTCATGCGGCAGGGGTGGCGGGACACCGCGCTGCCCGTGACGCCCCGCCCGGAGACCCCCAACTACGCCAAGCGGCGGGCCGCGCTCTCGGCGGCCTTCCCCGGCGAGACCCTGGTGATCCCCACCGGCACCGAGAAGGTCCGGGCCAACGACACCGACTACCCGTTCCGGCCGGGCAGCGACTTCGCCTACCTGACCGGCGACCACGACGCGGACAGCGTGCTGGTGCTGCGCCCCAACGGCTCCGGGCACGACGCCACGCTGTACATGCGGCCCCGGTCCTCCCGCGAGACCGACGAGTTCTTCCGCAGCCGCAACGGCGAGCTGTGGGTGGGCCGGCGGCACACCCTCGCCGAGAAGTCGACCGAGCTGGGCCTGCCCACCGCCGACCTGACCGGCCTGGAGGCGACGCTCGCCGACCTGGCTCCGGGGCGTACCCGTGTGTTGCGCGGTTTCGACGCCCGGGTGGACGCGGCCGTCCGCCAGTACGACGGGCCGCGCGCGGACGGTCAGCCCGCGCGCGACCGCGAGTTGGCGATCACCATCTCGGAGCTGAAGCTGGTCAAGGACGAGTGGGAGATCGGCCAACTCCAGGACGCGATCGACGCCACAGTGCGCGGCTTCGAGGACGTGGCCCGGGTGCTACCGGCCGACCGGGCCGTCTCCGAGCGGCTGCTGGAGGGCGTCTTCGCGCTGCGGGCCCGCCACGACGGCAACGACGTCGGGTACGGCTCGATCGTCGGCGCCGGTGAGCACGCCACGATCCTGCACTGGGTGCACAACCACGGCGCCACCCGGCCGGGCGACCTGCTGCTGATGGACATGGGAGTGGAGGGTCGCAACCTCTACACCGCCGACGTGACCCGGGTGCTGCCGGTCAACGGCCGGTTCACCGCCCTGCAACGCCAGGTCTACGACATCGTGTACGCCTCACAGCAGGCCGGCATCGACGCCATCCGTCCCGGGGTGAAGTTCAAGGACGTCCACCTGACCTGCATGCGGGTCCTCGCCGAAGGGCTGGCCGACCTGGGCCTGCTGCCGGTGAGCGTGGACGAGGCCATGGACGAGAAGTCGACCGTCTACCGCAGGTGGACCCTGCACGGCTTCGGCCACATGCTCGGCATCGACGTGCACGACTGCTCGAACGCCCGCAAGGAGGCGTACCGCGACGGTGCGCTGGGCGAGGGCTACGTGCTCACCGTCGAGCCCGGGCTGTACTTCCAGCCGGAGGACGAACTGGTCCCCGCCGAGCTACGCGGCACCGGCATCCGGATCGAGGACGACGTGCTGGTCACCGCCACCGGTGCGGTGAACCTGTCAGCCGGGCTTCCCCGCACCTCCGACGAGGTGGAGACCTGGCTGGCCGAGCAGCGCGAGGCAGGCCCCCGCCTGCCCGGCTGA
- the pulA gene encoding pullulanase-type alpha-1,6-glucosidase — MKPSPIPRTALLALVSMLTITLVGAPVAVPPAVAAARTDAPLPTGGAAQWRAEPSAEALLRAGSNGARAEQFYFVLPDRFANGDPRNDRGGLAGDRLRTGLDPTDKGFYHGGDLKGLIDKLDYIQGLGTTAIWLAPVFKNRPVQGAGNDISAGYHGYWITDFTQVDPHFGTNEEMKRLVQLAHRRGIKIYLDVIVNHTADVIKYAEGKYAYVDKATSPYTDARGRAFEDRNYADGSRAFPPVDEGSFPYTPTFGEPADATVKVPAWLNDVTMYHNRGDSTFAGENSEYGDFFGLDDLWTERPEVVRGMTKAYGDWIGALGVDGFRLDTVKHVNMDFWPQFSQGIERAAEKAGKKDFFMFGEVYSADPEITSSYVRQGNLPATLDFPFQEAARGFTAGAGSAKALADVYARDDLYATRDTDAGRLPTFLGNHDMGRIGSFIAGGGSDPATHLCRDQLAHQLMFLTRGQPVIYSGDEQGFTGPGGDKDARQDMFASKVPDYLDDDLLGTDRTHASDQFDTAHPLYRTIAELGRLRQTHPALRDGVQVTRHAADGPGVFAASRVAPADRTEYLVAVNNADTEQTVTVDTWSAGATFTGIYGGAGRTTATAEGKLTVTVPPLSAVAYRAGTPIAHATTKPTITITSPAPGTPVATRAAVTAQVTGDPLATVTVAARVAGGRWTLLGSADRAPYTVPHDLTGLAGGTRIEYKAVVRDGRGRTATARSTATVGTPPQGGSREWAVVHYQRPAGGYDDWGLYAWGDIDPAYVTEWPKGQQFAGEDSYGRFAWVKLKPGAKTVNFLVVDADGTKDVAQDRGIDVTATGEVWLKQGDPAIYPSRQAATGEPDPPVEEGTAVLHYRRTDGDYDGWGLHVWDGAANPTEWSAPLRPSSVDAFGAVFRVPLAAGATGLNYIIHRGDTKDLPDDQRLDVASAGREVWLLAATPGRLLPSTATSTGGDTDITQQKAHWIDRSTVAWQTPPTDGRTYALVTAPEGGVRVVDGELTGAYTTLPLRAQRNGLTEAQRTRFPHLWSYRSFALDRADLAKVPAALRGQVLVTERDAEGALLAATGVQLPGVLDDVYPRATDATLGPTFAGRTPSLALWAPTARTVALQLFDSPTAAPRTVPMRRDDRTGVWSVRGDHTWTGRYYRYEVRAWQPAAQKMVTASVTDPYSVALAADSTHSQLVDLDDPALAPPGWRTLRKPTPVPASKAQVSELSVRDFSIADDTVPAERRGTFLAFTDPKTAGMTHLRALGDAGVTHLHLLPAFDFATIPERRADQRQPACDLAALAPDSEEQQECVAAVADTDGYNWGYDPLHYTVPEGGYAVDPVGAARTTEFRRMVAGVNDAGLRVVMDVVYNHTSAAGTDATSVLDQIVPGYYHRLLDDGTVANSTCCANTAPEHAMMGKLVVDSVVTWAKRYRVDGFRFDLMGHHPKANILAVRAALDRLTVARDGVDGRSILLYGEGWNFGEVANDARFVQATQANMAGTGIGTFNDRLRDAVRGGGPFDANPRVQGFASGLYTDPNGDPVNGSPAEQKARLLHAHDLIKVGLTGNLRGYRFTDTAGRQVTGAQVDYNGSPAGYTAAPGEAVTYADAHDNEILYDALAYKLPQATTAADRSRMQVLALGTVVLGQGTGFVTTGTERLRSKSLDRNSYNSGDWFNQIRWDCAKGNGFGAGLPPAADNADKWSYAKPLLADPALVPDCAAIITTDARYAELLRIRASSPVFGLATAEQVQRRVAFPLSGAQETPGVLTMTLDARGLGGPWTSVTVVFNATPQTATQTLTGLRGADVALHPVLVDSADPVLRTASFDRAAGTFTVPARSVAVFVQR, encoded by the coding sequence ATGAAACCCTCGCCGATACCGCGTACCGCCCTGCTGGCCCTCGTCTCGATGCTCACCATCACGCTCGTCGGCGCTCCGGTCGCCGTGCCGCCCGCCGTCGCGGCGGCACGGACCGACGCCCCCCTCCCGACCGGCGGAGCCGCCCAGTGGCGCGCCGAGCCCAGCGCCGAAGCGCTGCTCAGGGCGGGCAGCAACGGGGCGCGAGCCGAGCAGTTCTACTTCGTCCTGCCGGACCGGTTCGCCAACGGCGACCCCCGCAACGACCGGGGCGGCCTCGCCGGCGACCGGCTGCGCACCGGGCTCGACCCGACCGACAAGGGCTTCTACCACGGCGGCGACCTCAAGGGCCTGATCGACAAGCTCGACTACATCCAGGGGCTCGGCACCACCGCCATCTGGCTCGCCCCGGTCTTCAAGAACCGGCCGGTGCAGGGCGCCGGAAACGACATCTCGGCCGGCTACCACGGCTACTGGATCACCGACTTCACCCAGGTGGACCCGCACTTCGGCACGAACGAGGAAATGAAGAGGCTGGTCCAGCTCGCCCACCGGCGCGGGATCAAGATCTACCTCGACGTGATCGTCAACCACACCGCCGACGTGATCAAGTACGCCGAGGGCAAGTACGCGTACGTGGACAAGGCGACGTCGCCGTACACCGACGCGCGGGGGCGCGCGTTCGAGGACCGCAACTACGCCGACGGCAGTCGGGCATTCCCGCCGGTCGACGAGGGATCGTTCCCGTACACGCCGACGTTCGGTGAGCCGGCGGACGCCACTGTCAAGGTGCCGGCCTGGCTCAACGACGTCACCATGTACCACAACCGGGGTGACTCCACCTTCGCCGGCGAGAACAGCGAGTACGGCGACTTCTTCGGCCTCGACGACCTGTGGACCGAACGCCCCGAGGTGGTCCGGGGGATGACCAAGGCGTACGGGGACTGGATCGGCGCGCTCGGCGTCGACGGGTTCCGGCTGGACACCGTCAAGCACGTCAACATGGACTTCTGGCCGCAGTTCAGCCAGGGCATCGAACGGGCCGCCGAGAAGGCCGGCAAGAAGGACTTCTTCATGTTCGGCGAGGTCTACAGCGCCGACCCGGAGATCACCTCCAGCTACGTCCGCCAGGGCAACCTGCCGGCGACCCTGGACTTCCCCTTCCAGGAGGCGGCGCGCGGGTTCACCGCAGGCGCCGGCTCCGCGAAGGCCCTCGCCGACGTGTACGCCCGCGACGACCTCTACGCCACCCGCGACACCGACGCGGGGCGGCTGCCCACCTTCCTCGGCAACCACGACATGGGCCGGATCGGTTCGTTCATCGCCGGTGGTGGCAGCGACCCGGCCACCCACCTGTGCCGCGACCAACTCGCCCACCAGCTGATGTTCCTGACCCGGGGGCAACCGGTGATCTACTCCGGCGACGAGCAGGGCTTCACCGGCCCCGGCGGCGACAAGGACGCCCGGCAGGACATGTTCGCCTCGAAGGTGCCCGACTACCTCGACGACGACCTGCTCGGCACCGACCGCACCCACGCCAGCGACCAGTTCGACACCGCCCACCCGCTGTACCGGACCATCGCCGAGCTGGGCCGGCTGCGCCAGACGCACCCGGCGCTGCGCGACGGCGTGCAGGTCACCCGGCACGCCGCCGACGGACCCGGCGTCTTCGCCGCCTCCCGGGTCGCTCCCGCCGACCGGACCGAGTACCTGGTGGCGGTCAACAACGCCGACACCGAGCAGACTGTCACAGTGGACACCTGGTCGGCCGGCGCCACCTTCACCGGCATCTACGGCGGCGCCGGCCGCACCACGGCGACCGCAGAGGGCAAGCTCACCGTGACGGTGCCGCCGCTGTCGGCGGTGGCGTACCGGGCCGGCACGCCCATCGCGCACGCCACCACCAAGCCGACCATCACCATCACCAGCCCGGCGCCGGGCACTCCGGTCGCCACCCGGGCGGCGGTGACCGCCCAGGTCACCGGGGACCCGCTGGCCACCGTCACGGTCGCGGCCCGGGTCGCCGGCGGACGCTGGACGCTGCTGGGCAGCGCCGACCGCGCCCCGTACACGGTGCCGCACGACCTGACCGGCCTGGCCGGCGGCACCCGGATCGAGTACAAGGCGGTGGTCCGCGACGGCCGCGGCCGCACCGCGACGGCCCGGTCCACCGCCACCGTCGGCACGCCGCCGCAGGGCGGGTCCCGGGAGTGGGCGGTCGTGCACTACCAGCGCCCCGCCGGAGGGTACGACGACTGGGGGCTCTACGCCTGGGGTGACATCGACCCGGCGTACGTCACCGAGTGGCCCAAGGGGCAACAGTTCGCCGGGGAGGACTCCTACGGCCGGTTCGCCTGGGTGAAGCTCAAGCCCGGCGCGAAGACGGTGAACTTCCTGGTGGTCGACGCCGACGGCACGAAGGACGTCGCCCAGGACCGCGGCATCGACGTCACCGCCACCGGTGAGGTCTGGCTCAAACAGGGCGACCCGGCGATCTATCCCAGCCGCCAGGCGGCCACCGGCGAACCGGACCCACCGGTCGAGGAGGGCACCGCCGTGCTGCACTACCGGCGGACCGACGGCGACTACGACGGCTGGGGCCTGCACGTCTGGGACGGCGCGGCCAACCCGACCGAGTGGTCGGCCCCGCTGCGCCCGAGCAGCGTGGACGCGTTCGGCGCGGTGTTCCGGGTGCCGCTGGCGGCCGGGGCCACCGGGCTGAACTACATCATCCACCGGGGCGACACCAAGGATCTCCCCGACGACCAGCGGCTCGACGTCGCCAGCGCGGGCCGGGAGGTGTGGCTGCTCGCCGCAACCCCGGGCCGGCTGCTGCCGTCGACCGCGACCAGCACCGGCGGGGACACCGACATCACCCAGCAGAAGGCGCACTGGATCGACAGGTCCACTGTGGCGTGGCAGACCCCACCCACCGACGGCAGGACGTACGCGCTGGTCACCGCCCCCGAAGGCGGGGTACGCGTGGTCGACGGGGAGCTGACCGGGGCGTACACCACACTGCCGCTGCGGGCGCAGCGCAACGGGCTCACCGAGGCCCAGCGCACGCGGTTCCCGCACCTGTGGTCGTACCGCAGCTTCGCTCTGGACCGCGCGGACCTGGCGAAGGTCCCGGCGGCGCTGCGCGGGCAGGTGCTCGTCACCGAGCGCGACGCCGAGGGCGCGCTGCTCGCGGCGACCGGCGTGCAGCTACCCGGCGTGCTCGACGACGTGTACCCCCGGGCGACCGACGCGACGCTCGGGCCGACGTTCGCGGGGCGGACGCCGAGCCTCGCGCTGTGGGCGCCGACCGCCCGGACGGTGGCGCTCCAACTCTTCGACTCACCCACCGCCGCGCCGCGAACGGTGCCGATGCGCCGCGACGACCGCACCGGCGTCTGGTCGGTGCGCGGCGACCACACCTGGACCGGCAGGTACTACCGGTACGAGGTGCGGGCCTGGCAGCCGGCGGCGCAGAAAATGGTCACCGCCTCGGTCACCGACCCCTACTCGGTGGCCCTCGCCGCGGACTCCACGCACAGCCAACTCGTCGACCTGGACGACCCGGCGCTGGCCCCGCCCGGCTGGCGGACACTGCGCAAACCGACGCCGGTGCCGGCCTCGAAGGCGCAGGTCAGCGAACTGTCGGTGCGGGACTTCTCGATCGCCGACGACACCGTGCCGGCCGAGCGGCGGGGCACGTTCCTCGCCTTCACCGACCCGAAGACCGCCGGCATGACCCACCTGCGGGCGCTCGGCGACGCCGGGGTCACGCACCTGCACCTGCTGCCCGCGTTCGACTTCGCGACGATCCCGGAGCGGCGCGCCGACCAGCGCCAACCGGCCTGCGACCTGGCGGCGCTCGCGCCGGACTCGGAGGAACAGCAGGAGTGCGTGGCGGCGGTCGCCGACACCGACGGCTACAACTGGGGGTACGACCCGCTGCACTACACGGTGCCCGAGGGCGGCTACGCCGTCGACCCGGTCGGCGCGGCGCGGACCACCGAGTTCCGGCGGATGGTCGCCGGGGTCAACGACGCCGGTCTGCGGGTGGTCATGGACGTCGTCTACAACCACACCTCGGCCGCCGGCACCGACGCGACCTCGGTGCTCGACCAGATCGTGCCCGGCTACTACCACCGGCTGCTCGACGACGGGACCGTCGCCAACTCCACCTGCTGCGCCAACACCGCCCCCGAGCACGCGATGATGGGCAAACTGGTGGTCGACTCGGTGGTCACGTGGGCGAAGCGGTACCGGGTGGACGGTTTCCGGTTCGACCTGATGGGCCACCACCCGAAGGCGAACATCCTGGCCGTCCGCGCGGCGCTGGACAGGCTGACGGTCGCCCGGGACGGCGTCGACGGCCGGTCGATCCTGCTCTACGGCGAGGGCTGGAACTTCGGCGAGGTCGCCAACGACGCCCGGTTCGTCCAGGCCACCCAGGCCAACATGGCCGGCACCGGCATCGGCACGTTCAACGACCGGCTCCGCGACGCGGTACGCGGCGGTGGACCCTTCGACGCGAACCCGCGCGTGCAGGGCTTCGCCTCCGGGCTCTACACCGACCCGAACGGCGACCCGGTCAACGGGTCACCGGCCGAGCAGAAGGCCCGCCTGCTGCACGCCCACGACCTGATCAAGGTGGGGCTCACCGGCAACCTGCGCGGCTACCGCTTCACCGACACCGCCGGACGGCAGGTCACCGGGGCGCAGGTCGACTACAACGGCTCCCCGGCCGGCTACACCGCCGCGCCGGGGGAGGCCGTCACCTACGCCGACGCGCACGACAACGAGATCCTGTACGACGCGCTGGCGTACAAACTGCCGCAGGCCACCACGGCGGCGGACCGCTCCCGCATGCAGGTGCTGGCGCTGGGCACCGTGGTGCTGGGGCAGGGCACCGGCTTCGTCACCACCGGCACCGAACGGCTGCGGTCGAAGTCGCTGGACCGCAACTCGTACAACTCGGGGGACTGGTTCAACCAGATCCGCTGGGACTGCGCCAAGGGCAACGGGTTCGGCGCCGGTCTGCCGCCCGCCGCGGACAACGCCGACAAGTGGTCGTACGCCAAGCCGTTGCTGGCCGACCCGGCGCTGGTGCCGGACTGCGCGGCGATCATCACCACCGACGCCCGGTACGCCGAGCTGCTGCGCATCCGGGCGTCGTCGCCGGTGTTCGGGTTGGCCACCGCCGAGCAGGTGCAGCGGCGGGTGGCGTTCCCGCTGTCCGGGGCGCAGGAGACGCCGGGTGTGCTGACCATGACCCTGGACGCCCGCGGGCTGGGCGGGCCGTGGACGTCGGTGACGGTGGTGTTCAACGCCACCCCGCAGACGGCGACGCAGACGCTCACCGGTCTGCGCGGGGCGGACGTCGCGCTGCACCCGGTGCTCGTCGACTCGGCCGACCCGGTGCTGCGTACCGCCTCGTTCGACCGGGCGGCCGGGACGTTCACCGTGCCGGCGCGCAGCGTGGCGGTCTTCGTCCAGCGGTGA